AAGGTCAGGTTGAACGCGGCTTGCGAGAAGACCACCGCGAACAGCAGGAAGATGCCGATGGCGAGCGCGATCAGTACCGCGACACGGCGTCGGCCGGGCTTCCGGGTTGTCGGTTCGGGAGACACAGGGCCCGCTCCGGCTGGGCCGGCCGGAGTTGTGCCTCCGATTATATTCCGCGGCGGGCGGCGGCTGGACGGGTCTTCGCGGCCAGGAACGGTTCCAGCGGGCACCCGGCACACAGCGCCTGCTGCTTCCGGCAGTGGTGCTTGCCCACGCGCACCAGCAGGGCATGGTACTCGTTGTAAACCCGCGCCGTCGGGCTTGTCGCTGGCGGGTGGAACTTGGCGCGGCGGAAAGCAGATGCTTCTTCTGAAAACTCGAAACTTGAAACTCGAAACGGTGGTTCACTCTCCAGCGACCGCTCAAACAGCTCTCGCACGCGGTCGTACTGCCATTTCTTCCCGGCCAACCCATGCCGCTCGAGGATCCTGCGCGTGTAGGCGTCCACCACGAACGATGCGTGCCCTCCGGCGTAAAGCAGAATGGAGTCGGCGGTCTCCGGCCCAATTCCGTTGAGCGCCAGCAGCTCGGCCCGCAATTCGTGGGTCGGGCGCGCGAACATGCGTTCGAGCGAGCCCCCGTAGCGCTTATCCAGATGCCGCACAAAATTCTTCAGCCGGCGCGCCTTCTGGCGGAAATAGCCGGCAGAGCGGATGAGCCGCGCCAGCCGCGCTTCCGGCGCCCGCCGGACGCCCGCCACCGTGAGCAGGCCCGCCCGGCGCAGCGCTTCGAGCGCGCTCTCCACGTTGCTCCAGGCCGTGTTCTGGGTCAGAAAGGCGCCCACGATGACTTCGAACCGAGTCCTCGCCGGCCACCAGCCCTGTGGACCCCAGGCGGATATCAATGCGCGGTAGTAGTGGCGGAGAGCCGGTTCGCGGTCCACAAAGTGCATTCTAGGCGCTGCAACCCGAAAGGGCAGCGACGGAAGTGGCCGGAAGAACGGGTCTGGGGCGGCTAACGTTTACCACTGTCATAACATCTGCTGATTGACATTTCTTGTCACTCCGCATACGATTCGCCAAAATCACCCCGCGTGAGTCGGTGGCGGCGTGTGTGTAGTGGCGCCGCCGGTTTCGTCAGCGCGGGCCTGAGTCCAGCGCGTTCCCGGAGGGGAGAGACCGGATCATGTCACAGAGGCTGGGCGACCTTCTGGTCAAAGAGAAGGTCATCAATAACGAGCAGTTGGAGCAGGCCCTCAAGCATCAGAAGGACAACAACTGCCGGCTGGGTTCGTCGCTGGTCAAACTGGGCTTCCTCACCGACGACGACGTCACCAATTTCCTCTCCCGGCAATACGGCGTCCCCGCTATCAACCTGCAGTTTTTCGAGGTGGATTCTTCGGTCGTGAAGCTGGTCCCGCAGGAAACCGCCAAGCGCTACCAGATCCTGCCGCTCAGCCGCGTAGGCGCCTCGCTCACCATCGCCATGGTCGATCCCACCAATGTGTTTGCCATGGACGACATCAAGTTCATGACCGGCTTCAACATCGAGCCCGTCGTTGCCTCCGAGAGCGCCATCCTGGCGGCCATCGAGAAGGCCTACGGCAGTTCCGCCGAAGAGGACCTGGAGAAGGTCATGGCCCAGGTGGAGGGCGGCGACGCCGACGTCGAGCTCCAGGCGGAAGAAGCGGAGCTGGCTCTGGGCGAGCTGGAGAAGGCCGCCGACGAAGCTCCTATTGTAAAACTGGTTAACATCATCCTCTCCGACGCCGTCAAGCGCGGCGCCAGCGACATTCACATCGAGCCTTACGAGAAGGAATACCGCGTCCGCTTCCGCATTGACGGCATGCTGCAGTCCATCATGTCGCCGCCCGCCAAGCTCAAAGACGCCATCACTTCGCGCATCAAGATCATGGCCAAGCTGGATATCAGCGAGAAGCGCCTGCCGCAGGACGGCCGCATCATGCTGAAGATGCAGATCGGGGGCCGCAAGAAGCAGCTCGATTACCGCGTCAGCACCCTGCCCACCCTGTGGGGCGAGAAGATCGTCATGCGCCTGCTGGACAAGGAGAATCTGCGCCTGGACATGACCAAGCTCGGTTTTGAGCCCGAGTCGCTGGAAAAGTTCGAGCGCGCCATCCTCAAGCCCTTCGGCATGGTTCTGGTCACCGGCCCAACCGGGTCGGGGAAAACCAATACGCTGTACTCCGCCATCTCCCGCCTGAACACTCCCGACACCAACATCATGACCGCCGAGGACCCGGTGGAGTTCCAGCTCGCCGGCGTCAACCAGGTGCAGATGAAGGAGTCCATCGGGCTGAACTTCGCCGCCGCGCTGCGCGCCTTCCTGCGCCAGGATCCGAACATCATCCTGGTGGGCGAGATTCGCGACTTCGAGACGGCGGAAATCGCCATCAAGGCTGCGCTCACCGGCCACTTGGTGCTCTCCACCCTGCACACCAACGGAGCGCCGGAAACCATCAGCCGCCTGATGAACATGGGCATTGAGCCCTTCCTGGTGGCCACCTCGGTGCACCTCATCGTGGCCCAGCGCCTGGTGCGCCGTATCTGCAAAGATTGCATCGAGGAGGTCGACCTGCCCTACCAGGCCAAGGTAGAGGCCGGCTTCGGTCCCGAGGAAGCCAAGACCGCCAAGATTTTCAAGGGCAAGGGCTGCGGCACCTGCAACAATACCGGCTACAAGGGCCGCGCCGGACTCTATGAGGTCATGGAAGTGGATGATGACCTGCGCGAGCTCATCCTGGTGGGCGCTTCGGCGCTCGAACTCAAGAAGAAGGCCGTGGAGCGCGGCATGTTCTCGCTGCGCCGCAGCGGTCTCATCAAGGTTATGGACGGCGTCACCACGCTCGAAGAAGTGGCGCGTGAGACCGTGCACTGATACGGAGAAAGGGAGAGATTCATCGTGGCAACCGCGACCCTGAGCGAACTGCTCAAGAAGATGCTCGACATGGGCGGCAGCGACCTGCACATCACCACCAATTCGCCGCCCCAGATCCGCGTGCACGGCCACCTGAACCCGCTGGACATGCCGCCGCTCACACCTGCGGAGACCAAGCAGTTGGCCTACAGCGTCATGACCGACGCCCAGAAGCACCGCTTCGAGGAAAACCTGGAGTTGGACTTTTCCTTCGGCCTTAAGGGTCTGGCGCGCTTCCGCGCCAACTGCTTCAACCAGCGCGGCGCATCCGCCGCCGTCTTCCGCGTCATCCCCTTCGAGATCAAGTCCTTCGCGCAACTCGCCCTGCCGCCGGTGGTCGCCAAGCTCTGCGAGAAACCGCGCGGCCTGGTGTTGGTCACCGGGCCCACCGGTTCGGGCAAGTCCACCACGCTCGCGGCCATGCTGGACAAGATCAACAGTGAGCGCCACGAGCACATGATCACCATCGAGGATCCCATCGAGTTCGTGCACCAGCACAAGAAGTGCCTGGTGAACCAGCGCGAGGTACACTCCGATACCAAGTCGTTCACCAACGCCCTGCGCGCCGCGCTGCGCGAAGACCCCGACGTAGTGCTCATCGGCGAGATGCGTGACCTGGAGACCATCGAATCCGCCCTGCGCATCGCGGAAACCGGCCACCTCACCTTCGGAACTTTGCACACCAACTCCGCGTCCTCCACCATCAATCGCGTCATCGACGTGTTTCCCGCGCACCAGCAGTCGCAGATTCGCGCTCAGCTCTCGCTGGTGCTGGAGGGCATCC
This genomic interval from Terriglobales bacterium contains the following:
- the pilB gene encoding type IV-A pilus assembly ATPase PilB, which encodes MSQRLGDLLVKEKVINNEQLEQALKHQKDNNCRLGSSLVKLGFLTDDDVTNFLSRQYGVPAINLQFFEVDSSVVKLVPQETAKRYQILPLSRVGASLTIAMVDPTNVFAMDDIKFMTGFNIEPVVASESAILAAIEKAYGSSAEEDLEKVMAQVEGGDADVELQAEEAELALGELEKAADEAPIVKLVNIILSDAVKRGASDIHIEPYEKEYRVRFRIDGMLQSIMSPPAKLKDAITSRIKIMAKLDISEKRLPQDGRIMLKMQIGGRKKQLDYRVSTLPTLWGEKIVMRLLDKENLRLDMTKLGFEPESLEKFERAILKPFGMVLVTGPTGSGKTNTLYSAISRLNTPDTNIMTAEDPVEFQLAGVNQVQMKESIGLNFAAALRAFLRQDPNIILVGEIRDFETAEIAIKAALTGHLVLSTLHTNGAPETISRLMNMGIEPFLVATSVHLIVAQRLVRRICKDCIEEVDLPYQAKVEAGFGPEEAKTAKIFKGKGCGTCNNTGYKGRAGLYEVMEVDDDLRELILVGASALELKKKAVERGMFSLRRSGLIKVMDGVTTLEEVARETVH
- a CDS encoding type IV pilus twitching motility protein PilT gives rise to the protein MATATLSELLKKMLDMGGSDLHITTNSPPQIRVHGHLNPLDMPPLTPAETKQLAYSVMTDAQKHRFEENLELDFSFGLKGLARFRANCFNQRGASAAVFRVIPFEIKSFAQLALPPVVAKLCEKPRGLVLVTGPTGSGKSTTLAAMLDKINSERHEHMITIEDPIEFVHQHKKCLVNQREVHSDTKSFTNALRAALREDPDVVLIGEMRDLETIESALRIAETGHLTFGTLHTNSASSTINRVIDVFPAHQQSQIRAQLSLVLEGILCQALLPKVGGQGRCMAMEILIPNAAVRNLIREDKIHQIYSAMQAGQDKFGMQTFNQSLASLYFQKLITLETAIQRSSNADELQEMINRGAAGRAAVPPMRR